The Geminocystis sp. NIES-3708 genomic sequence ATTTGTATCTCGAATTTCAGCGAGAACATCATTTAAACCTATACCTAACGCCTGTAATCGTTGTAAATCGATTTCTACCCTAACTTCCTCTTCTATTCCTCCAGATATATCTACTGAAGCTACCCCCGGTACAACAGTTAATTCTCTAGCTAATTCTTGATTAGCAAATACTCTTAAATCTAAAATATCTCTAACTTCAGAAGTAATAGCAAATTCATAGACTGGTAACTGGGAAGGCTCAAATTTAAAGATACGGGGGCTTTCAATATCATCAGGTAAACGACTTCTTGCACGGTTAAAAGAAGCAGTAGCATCATTTAACGCTTGATCAATATTACCGCCAACTCTGAAAAATAAATCTAAACTAATACTATTTTCTCTCGTTTGCGAATAAACTAATTCGACTCCTTCAGTGGCAGAAAAAGCCTCTTCTAATGGACGAGTAATTTCTTCAACGGCAATTTCTGGTACAATGCCTTCAGTATCAACTCTCACCCCGATGCGTGGATAAGTGATAGACGGTAATAAATCCACTTGAATGGTGGTAACAAAAAAGATACCTATTATCATCACCGCCAAAGTTAACATTATAGTAGCGATGTGACGGCGAATAGATAAACCGCTAATACTAAACCTTGAACTTAAAGGGGTGAAAGGCAATTTCATGGTGATTTTGATTACTTATGAAGATAAAAGTCCAACACTAAACTAACATAGGCAACTGATAATTAACAATCAACAGATGATAAAGATAAGGATAGTGACACTGCTTAAATATATCTGAGTTAGATCACCAGAAAACAGACAGGAAAGTGTTTTCAAAAAAGTCTGGGTTAATTTGTTTAACCCTAATCCCAACCTCAGTTTAACAAAAGGAAAATGATGATGCTTCAACTATCGCTCACTAACCTAGACAGCTGGACAGTTAGAATAGTCGAATAGTTGAAAAATGTTCAATAAGTACTTAGGCAAAATTAATTGTGTATAGACAATGGAAGATAAGAGTTTAAAACCCTTGAGTAACAAGGGCTTAGGAAAAATAAAATCCACAATTAATTATACTCACCTACTTATTTGTGCATTTTTGAGAGAATTTTCTTGATTTGATTCACAAAAAACACAATCTGCCTGTCTTTTTAAAACACTATTATTTTTGACTTAACCCGTTATAAGCAATAGTTAAAAACTGATTAGAATTTAAAAATCCTTTACCCCAAGTCTCATCTAAATCCGCTAAAGTTTTGGCTTCAATTAAATCTGACAATGTCATATTCTTTGTAATACCCTCTTTAACCCTTTCATTGACAGTTTTTAGCATATCTTGAAAAGCCATTAAGTCTTTAGGACTGGCAATTTCTCCATGACCAGGGATAATAATAGATTGATCATCGCATAATAACAATATTTTATCAATGGCTTTAATCATACCCTGTACTGAACCACCAACACCTGTATCAATAAAAGGATACATACCATTAAAGAATAAATCTCCCGTATGAATCAAATTTTGTTGAGGAAAATGAATTACTATATCTCCATCAGTGTGTGCAGGGGGAACATGAAAAGCATTAATGGGATTATCATTAAGATTCAAAGAAGTTTGATCATTAAAAGTAATTCTCGGTAAAGCCTGATTACTCGATACGGGAATATTCATTCCTAAAACTTCATAAGTATGAGGAACTTTCATCTGTTTAATGACATTATCATGGGCAATAATCATCGCACCATTTTTAGCAAAGTTTTCATTTCCTCCCGTATGATCAAAATGATAATGGGTATTGATAAGGTAACGAATGGGTTGACGAGTAATTTTTGCCATTGCCTCTGTGATTTTTTCAGATAATGAAGGAAGTTGACTATCTATTAAGATAATTCCATCATTGCCAACATATGCCAACATATTTCCCCCCTCTCCCTTCAACATATAGAGATTTTTTACCGCATAAACCTCTATTTTGACATTATCCAAATTTTTTTGAGCAATAATTGCCGGTACAGCTGATATTACTTTTGTTGAGGAATTTTCTTGTTTATCAAAAGGTATGATTATATGAGCTAAAACACTTTGTGTACAAAACAAAAGAATAGCTATACTGAAAATAATTAGTAAAGAGTTAAACTTAAACTTGATCTTAGTCATAATAATATAGGAATCCTGCTGAATTTATTTCTGTTTTTAAACTCATATATAATATATTGTTACTTATTACTTACTGCTTAATTACATGAAGGAAAAATGTTAAGAATGAACAGAATTCGTTATGTTAACATCAAGTTTTAACATTAACACCCCTAATGGTGGCAAACATAAATCAAGAGAATCACCATAGCTATGGAAAAACCAAGATTCTGTCCATTTTCCTCCTAAATTACCCATATTACTTCCACCATATTCACGAGAATCACTGTTAAAAATTTCAGTATAAAATCCTGCTTGAGGTACGCCAATGCGATAATGACTATGAGGTTGAGGAGTAAAATTACAGACGATGACAATAAATTCACCATTTTTAGCACGACGCAGAAAAGCAACAACGCTATGACGATTATCACTACAATCAATCCACTGAAAGCCTTCTTCTTCAAAATCTAATTCATATAGAGCAGGTTCATTTTTATATAAAGTATTAATATCAGCGAAGAATTTTTTAAGTTCCTTATGTTTGTCATATTGTAATAAATGCCATTCCAAATCATTCCAGACATTCCACTCACTCCATTGTCCAAATTCCATGCTCATAAACATGGTTTTTTTGCCCGGATGTGCGAACATATAACCGAATAGACTGCGCATATTCGCAAATTTTTGCCATTCATCTCCTGGCATTTTGCCTATCATGTTGCTTTTGCCGTGGACAATTTCATCATGGGAAAGGGCTAACATATAATTTTCGCTGTGATGATACCACATACTAAATGTGATACTATTTTGATGGAATTGACGAAACCAAGGATCCATAGCAAAATAATCTAGCATATCGTGCATCCAGCCCATATTCCATTTCATATTGAAGCCTAAACCTCCCATATAAGGCGGACGAGATACCATTGCCCATGAGGTTGATTCTTCAGCAATAGATAAGATACCAGGGAAGTAATTAAAGATAGTACCGTTAACTTGACGCAAAAATTCCACCGCTTCGATGTTTTCTCTGCCACCGTATTGATTTGTTACCCATTCTCCGTTTTCTCGATCATAGTCAAGGTAAAGCATAGACGCTACTGCATCAACCCGAATCCCATCGATGTGGTATTTATCGAACCAAAATAAAGCATTGGCTACAAGGAAATTACGAACTTCGTTGCGTCCATAATCAAATACTAAGGTACCCCAACCTTTATGTTCACCTTTACGGGGATCTCCATGTTCATACAAATGCGTTCCATCGAAGAAAGCTAAACCATGTCCGTCTTTTGGAAAATGTCCAGGTACCCAATCAACTATAACACCAATACCATTTTGATGACATACATCGATGAAATACATTAAATCTTCTGGGCTACCATAACGAGAAGTTGCCGCATAATAGCCAGTGACTTGATAACCCCATGAACCATCAAAGGGATGTTCCGCAACGGGTAATAATTCAATATGAGTATAGCCTAATTCTTTGACGTAGGGAATTAATTTCTCTGCGAATTCATAGTAATTTAAAAAACGAGCAGTGGACTTAATTTCAGAAACAGGTACAACTTCTGCTGCATCACCAAATTGTTTTAAAGGATCTTCAATAGATGTGTGCAACCATGATCCCAAGTGTAGTTCATAAACAGAAACAGGTTGAGTTAAAGGATCTGTATTACGGCGTTTTTCTAGCCAATCTTGGTCATTCCACTGATAAGAGTCTAAATCAGCAACAATAGAAGCGGTTTTGGGACGTACTTCTTGATAGAATCCGAAGGGATCAGATTTTTCGTAAATGTGTCCTTCCCAATTTTTAATTTCATATTTATAATGAGTTCCGTAGTTAAGATCAGGAATAAATATCTCCCAGATCATATTCTGACGTTTCCGCATTTGATGTTCTCTGC encodes the following:
- a CDS encoding MBL fold metallo-hydrolase, whose amino-acid sequence is MTKIKFKFNSLLIIFSIAILLFCTQSVLAHIIIPFDKQENSSTKVISAVPAIIAQKNLDNVKIEVYAVKNLYMLKGEGGNMLAYVGNDGIILIDSQLPSLSEKITEAMAKITRQPIRYLINTHYHFDHTGGNENFAKNGAMIIAHDNVIKQMKVPHTYEVLGMNIPVSSNQALPRITFNDQTSLNLNDNPINAFHVPPAHTDGDIVIHFPQQNLIHTGDLFFNGMYPFIDTGVGGSVQGMIKAIDKILLLCDDQSIIIPGHGEIASPKDLMAFQDMLKTVNERVKEGITKNMTLSDLIEAKTLADLDETWGKGFLNSNQFLTIAYNGLSQK
- the glgB gene encoding 1,4-alpha-glucan branching enzyme, whose amino-acid sequence is MSSTITSEQVNQIVHNLHHDPFEILGCHLLSENNDQKQWVIRAYLPKANSASVVIPNSRQEYAMRSHHHPNFFECEIEAPELNSYQLRIKEENHEKVIYDPYQFKEGQLTDFDIHLFGEGNHHRIYEKLGAHVIEQNGVKGVYFAVWAPNARNVSVLGDFNSWDGREHQMRKRQNMIWEIFIPDLNYGTHYKYEIKNWEGHIYEKSDPFGFYQEVRPKTASIVADLDSYQWNDQDWLEKRRNTDPLTQPVSVYELHLGSWLHTSIEDPLKQFGDAAEVVPVSEIKSTARFLNYYEFAEKLIPYVKELGYTHIELLPVAEHPFDGSWGYQVTGYYAATSRYGSPEDLMYFIDVCHQNGIGVIVDWVPGHFPKDGHGLAFFDGTHLYEHGDPRKGEHKGWGTLVFDYGRNEVRNFLVANALFWFDKYHIDGIRVDAVASMLYLDYDRENGEWVTNQYGGRENIEAVEFLRQVNGTIFNYFPGILSIAEESTSWAMVSRPPYMGGLGFNMKWNMGWMHDMLDYFAMDPWFRQFHQNSITFSMWYHHSENYMLALSHDEIVHGKSNMIGKMPGDEWQKFANMRSLFGYMFAHPGKKTMFMSMEFGQWSEWNVWNDLEWHLLQYDKHKELKKFFADINTLYKNEPALYELDFEEEGFQWIDCSDNRHSVVAFLRRAKNGEFIVIVCNFTPQPHSHYRIGVPQAGFYTEIFNSDSREYGGSNMGNLGGKWTESWFFHSYGDSLDLCLPPLGVLMLKLDVNITNSVHS